Proteins from one Loktanella sp. M215 genomic window:
- the hemH gene encoding ferrochelatase → MDMFDQKPTDRPATCPVHAAPDHPAIKPARVGILVANLGTPDGYDYWSMRRYLSEFLSDKRVVDYSAWVWQPLLQLVILTKRPFTSGANYKSIWNEDANESPLLTITKAQTKAIKAQMQARYGDDVRVDFCMRYGNPSTKSKVREMVEDGCTKILFFPLYPHYAGATSATANDKFFQALMQEKWQPTARIVDPYFEDTAYIDALAQSIERAYAAADQKPEVLICSYHGVPERYLREGDPYHCQCQKTTRLLRERLGWDKTEIRTTFQSRFGPEEWLKPYTVKEVARLAEEEGIKRIAVCAPAFSADCIETLEEINEEIKESFEHAGGEHFTYIPCLNDDPAHIDALCGIIDRNLAGWLDPDRP, encoded by the coding sequence ATGGACATGTTCGACCAGAAGCCGACCGACCGCCCTGCGACCTGCCCCGTGCACGCCGCCCCGGACCACCCCGCGATCAAGCCCGCACGCGTTGGCATCCTCGTGGCGAACCTCGGCACGCCAGATGGCTACGACTACTGGTCGATGCGCCGCTACCTGTCTGAATTCCTGTCCGACAAACGCGTCGTCGACTACTCCGCCTGGGTCTGGCAGCCGCTGCTGCAACTTGTGATCCTGACGAAGCGGCCGTTCACCTCGGGTGCCAACTACAAATCGATCTGGAACGAAGACGCGAACGAATCGCCGCTTCTGACGATCACGAAAGCCCAGACCAAGGCGATCAAGGCGCAGATGCAGGCCCGCTACGGTGACGACGTGCGCGTCGATTTTTGCATGCGCTACGGCAACCCGTCCACCAAATCCAAGGTCCGCGAAATGGTCGAGGACGGCTGCACCAAGATCCTCTTCTTCCCGCTCTATCCGCACTACGCCGGTGCCACGTCCGCCACGGCCAACGACAAGTTCTTTCAGGCCCTGATGCAGGAAAAATGGCAGCCGACCGCCCGCATCGTCGACCCCTATTTCGAGGATACGGCCTATATCGACGCGCTCGCGCAATCGATCGAACGCGCCTATGCCGCAGCCGATCAAAAACCCGAAGTGCTGATCTGCTCCTACCACGGCGTGCCGGAACGCTACCTGCGCGAAGGCGATCCCTACCATTGCCAGTGCCAGAAGACGACGCGCCTGCTGCGCGAACGTCTGGGCTGGGACAAGACCGAAATCCGGACGACCTTCCAGTCCCGCTTCGGACCCGAGGAATGGCTCAAGCCCTATACCGTCAAGGAAGTCGCCCGTCTGGCCGAGGAAGAGGGCATCAAGCGCATCGCCGTCTGCGCCCCGGCCTTCAGCGCCGACTGCATCGAAACGCTCGAAGAGATCAACGAAGAGATCAAGGAATCCTTCGAGCATGCAGGCGGCGAGCATTTCACCTACATTCCCTGCCTGAACGACGATCCCGCGCATATCGACGCGCTCTGCGGCATCATCGACCGGAACCTCGCAGGCTGGCTCGATCCCGACCGCCCGTGA
- a CDS encoding CAP domain-containing protein, which yields MQRRFVMIGIAALGLAACARAPKGRIGPDGLPLPQVYRIDPANTDEIQFRMLDSVNTLRSAAGVQPVSLDPQLNAADATHARDMSVQNRPWLFGSDGSSPLDRARRVGFQGRILGENISESYETELETLAAWMKQPDTRRVVLDPAATRMGLAWFQEPAGKLWWVMTLGTDPVYQAPAAPTFDANQPFGTAALTQ from the coding sequence ATGCAAAGACGCTTCGTGATGATCGGGATCGCTGCCCTCGGACTGGCCGCCTGCGCGCGCGCGCCCAAGGGCCGGATCGGCCCCGACGGCCTGCCCCTGCCGCAGGTCTACCGGATCGACCCCGCCAATACCGACGAGATTCAGTTCCGCATGCTGGACAGCGTGAACACCCTGCGGTCCGCCGCGGGCGTGCAGCCCGTCAGCCTCGACCCCCAGCTGAATGCCGCGGACGCGACCCATGCCCGCGACATGTCGGTGCAGAACCGTCCCTGGTTGTTCGGCTCTGACGGATCGTCGCCGCTGGACCGGGCGCGCCGCGTCGGTTTCCAGGGCCGCATCCTGGGCGAGAACATCTCTGAATCCTACGAGACAGAGCTGGAAACGCTGGCCGCCTGGATGAAGCAGCCCGACACGCGCCGCGTGGTCCTCGATCCGGCCGCAACCCGCATGGGACTGGCCTGGTTTCAGGAACCGGCGGGCAAGCTGTGGTGGGTGATGACCCTCGGGACAGACCCGGTCTATCAGGCGCCGGCAGCGCCGACTTTCGACGCAAACCAGCCCTTTGGCACGGCGGCGCTGACCCAGTAA
- a CDS encoding MFS transporter, whose product MSLTIPLAPHQRVFASFAIYAFALGNLFPRLPDIKRAMGIEEGALGLALIGTSTGTLISLTLAAPVIAHLGHRRALFLLLPLMALFFAIAVHASTPLALFLLLIPAGLTMGATEVIVNVEADRTEAALGRRIMNRAHAFWSFGFFGAGLFGAAMAQFGISPGLHLALVLPLILAAVWVLLGDFQPAPRRGTDTSEGGPAIARPTLGIIVLVGVSLSAMLLEGASIDWSAIYMRSVFDALPFLGGLAVATTALSQAITRYFADRIVDRHAPDHVARIMQAGMALGVLVIFFAPSAPVALVGFALLGAGTAAIFPLAMSAAAQRSDRPAALNVAALAQFSFVTFLLGPPLLGFVAEHVGLRWTFGLCLPLVAVSFALAGALGSKPIKTAP is encoded by the coding sequence ATGTCCCTCACCATCCCGCTCGCGCCGCACCAGCGCGTCTTTGCGTCCTTCGCGATCTACGCCTTCGCGCTCGGCAACCTCTTTCCGCGCCTGCCGGACATCAAGCGCGCCATGGGGATCGAGGAAGGCGCGCTGGGCCTTGCGCTGATCGGCACATCGACCGGCACGCTGATCTCGCTGACCCTCGCCGCACCGGTGATCGCGCATCTCGGTCATCGCCGTGCGCTGTTCCTGCTGCTGCCGCTCATGGCGCTGTTCTTCGCCATCGCCGTCCATGCGTCCACACCGCTGGCACTCTTCCTGCTGCTGATTCCCGCAGGCCTGACCATGGGCGCCACCGAGGTCATCGTGAACGTCGAGGCAGACCGCACCGAGGCCGCGTTGGGCCGTCGCATCATGAACCGCGCCCATGCCTTCTGGAGCTTTGGGTTCTTCGGTGCAGGCCTCTTCGGCGCCGCGATGGCGCAGTTCGGCATCTCTCCGGGGCTGCATCTGGCCTTGGTGCTGCCGCTGATCCTCGCGGCGGTCTGGGTCCTGTTAGGTGACTTCCAGCCCGCCCCCCGCCGCGGCACCGACACCAGCGAAGGCGGTCCGGCCATTGCAAGACCGACCTTGGGCATCATCGTGCTGGTCGGCGTCTCGCTGTCCGCGATGCTGCTGGAAGGCGCCAGCATCGACTGGTCCGCCATCTACATGCGCTCCGTCTTCGACGCGCTGCCGTTTCTGGGCGGTCTGGCCGTGGCGACCACGGCGCTCAGTCAGGCCATCACGCGCTATTTCGCCGACCGCATCGTGGACCGCCACGCGCCCGATCACGTGGCCCGGATCATGCAGGCCGGCATGGCGCTGGGCGTGCTGGTGATCTTCTTCGCGCCCTCAGCGCCCGTGGCCCTCGTGGGCTTCGCGCTGTTGGGTGCGGGCACAGCCGCGATCTTTCCGCTGGCCATGTCGGCCGCAGCCCAACGCAGCGACCGCCCGGCCGCGCTCAACGTCGCGGCACTTGCACAGTTTTCCTTCGTGACCTTCCTGCTGGGGCCGCCGCTTCTGGGGTTCGTTGCGGAACACGTGGGCCTGCGCTGGACCTTCGGGCTCTGCCTGCCGCTGGTCGCCGTCAGCTTTGCGCTCGCGGGTGCGCTCGGGTCGAAACCGATAAAGACCGCGCCGTAG
- a CDS encoding L,D-transpeptidase family protein produces MLNRRFVLMGALGTFMAACAKAVPNKFKRYDGPPVTRVQVFKGQHKVQLLSGTRLLKEYDMQMGFAPTGHKQVERDGRTPEGAYLIDRRNGNSRYHLSLGISYPDAEDIARAEAMGMRPGGDIFIHGTPKEYVGQKDWTWGCIAISNDEIEDMYAMVKDGTPIFIYR; encoded by the coding sequence ATGTTGAACAGACGATTCGTGTTGATGGGTGCGCTTGGCACGTTCATGGCCGCATGCGCCAAGGCCGTTCCGAACAAGTTCAAACGCTATGACGGGCCGCCGGTGACGCGCGTTCAGGTGTTCAAGGGCCAGCACAAGGTCCAGTTGCTGAGCGGTACGCGTCTGCTGAAGGAATACGACATGCAGATGGGATTCGCACCGACGGGCCACAAACAGGTCGAACGGGACGGTCGCACGCCGGAAGGCGCCTATCTGATCGACCGCCGCAACGGCAACAGCCGGTATCACCTGTCGCTGGGCATTTCCTATCCGGACGCAGAGGACATCGCGCGCGCCGAAGCCATGGGCATGCGGCCCGGTGGCGACATCTTCATCCACGGCACGCCCAAGGAATATGTCGGCCAGAAGGACTGGACCTGGGGCTGCATCGCCATCAGCAACGACGAGATTGAAGACATGTATGCCATGGTCAAGGATGGCACGCCGATCTTCATCTATCGCTGA
- a CDS encoding class I SAM-dependent RNA methyltransferase: MSLIIESLTHLGAGRASDGTLVPRTLPGEKVALREDGTPQILTPSHLRVSPPCRHFKTCGGCALQHAGDAFVAEWKQQVVARALMAHGLEPVFRAMHTSPPRSRRRAKFAGRRTKSGAMVGFHARASDVLVAVPDCQLVTPGLLAGIPMLEALTVMAASRRGEVALTVTESAAGLDVLIQTDQPLTDQLRIDLAVFAQNHRLARLTWMDETVVTIRPPVQVLGPATVTPPPGAFLQATQDGEAALSAAVKEIVGRAHRVVDLFAGSGTFSLPLSVAAEVWAIEGDAAMTTALDKGWRGAQGLKKVTATSRDLFRRPLEPDELKGWDVAVLDPPRAGAAAQVATIADSTVNRVAMVSCNPVTFGRDVAALVAAGFAVDCVQVVDQFRWSPHVEMVASLTRA, encoded by the coding sequence GTGAGCCTGATCATCGAAAGCCTGACCCATCTGGGCGCCGGTCGTGCCAGCGACGGCACACTTGTCCCACGCACCCTGCCCGGTGAAAAGGTGGCGTTGCGCGAAGACGGCACGCCCCAGATCCTGACGCCGTCGCATTTGCGCGTCTCTCCACCCTGTCGTCATTTCAAGACCTGCGGCGGCTGTGCGCTGCAACATGCCGGCGACGCTTTCGTGGCCGAGTGGAAGCAGCAGGTCGTGGCCCGCGCCCTAATGGCGCATGGGCTGGAGCCTGTGTTTCGGGCCATGCACACCTCTCCTCCTCGGTCGCGCCGGCGGGCCAAGTTCGCGGGCCGGCGCACGAAATCCGGCGCGATGGTCGGCTTTCACGCGCGGGCGTCCGATGTGCTGGTCGCCGTGCCCGACTGCCAGCTTGTCACGCCCGGCCTGCTGGCGGGGATTCCCATGCTAGAGGCGCTGACCGTCATGGCCGCGTCCCGGCGGGGCGAGGTCGCGCTGACCGTGACCGAGAGTGCCGCGGGCCTTGACGTGCTGATCCAGACGGACCAGCCGCTGACCGATCAATTGCGTATCGACCTTGCGGTCTTTGCCCAGAACCACAGGTTAGCGCGGCTGACCTGGATGGATGAAACCGTGGTGACGATCCGCCCGCCGGTGCAGGTGCTGGGACCGGCGACCGTGACACCCCCGCCCGGCGCCTTTCTGCAGGCGACGCAAGACGGAGAGGCCGCGCTGTCGGCCGCCGTGAAGGAAATCGTGGGCCGCGCGCACCGCGTCGTCGATCTGTTTGCCGGCAGCGGCACGTTTTCCCTGCCGCTGTCTGTCGCGGCAGAGGTCTGGGCGATCGAAGGCGATGCCGCCATGACGACGGCGCTGGACAAGGGCTGGCGCGGGGCACAGGGGCTGAAGAAGGTCACCGCCACGTCCCGCGACCTGTTCCGCCGCCCGCTGGAACCGGACGAGTTGAAAGGGTGGGACGTTGCCGTCCTCGACCCGCCGCGGGCGGGTGCCGCGGCACAGGTGGCGACGATTGCGGACAGCACGGTGAACCGCGTGGCAATGGTGTCCTGCAACCCGGTGACCTTCGGGCGCGATGTCGCGGCGCTGGTCGCTGCGGGCTTTGCGGTGGACTGTGTGCAGGTCGTGGACCAGTTCCGCTGGTCGCCGCACGTCGAAATGGTCGCATCGCTCACGCGGGCGTGA